The Rhizoctonia solani chromosome 13, complete sequence nucleotide sequence CGCTCCTCGGAGTCGCATCCGGCCAGCCGATGCCGTTGTTGTACAAGATTGTAACAGGCAGTCCTGGGGGAGGATTCGGCTTGCTGTTCCTCATTATCGGAATTGGATTCTTTGCCGGTATCGGCGCACTTACCGCAGCCTGTAAGTCACGCGGCCATCACATCATCAAGATCAAGCTAAACTGAATtccctccccccccccctccagcaGATGTACATGGGCATTTTCGCGCGATGGGGCTATTCCGTTTTCTAGTGTTTGGTCTCGTGTGAGCGAGCGATATGCGCTCCCTGTATGGGCGCTGGCTCTGTCCACGATTGTTGATTGTCTTCTTGGGTTTTTGTATTTGGGATCGAGCGCCGGTTAGTTTTCTTTATGGCGATATGATAAACAGGGTGTATTGACTTGGAGTATAGCTTTTAACGCGTTTACTGGGGTGGCGACAATATGTTTATCAGTTTCTTATGGGATTCCGATCTTGGTGTCTTTGTTGCGCGGGAGGAAGTTGGTTAGAACGGCGTCTTACAGTTTGGTACGTTTATTACTGCGCTTAAACGAGAGCTGGAACTCATTCGATCCATATTTCTAGGGTAAATTCGGATTCGTGATTAATATATTAACTATATGCTGGATCTCGCTGGCCATTGTGCTCTTCACAATGCCCACCGCGATTCCCGTTACCCCACAAACAATGAGTACGCTCGCATACAATAGCACAAACTAACAAACATCTAACACGCTATCAGACTACGCATCGGTCGTGTTTGCAGGTTTCACAGCCATTTCAGCCGTCTGGTATGTCGTCTGGGGTCGCAAGCACTACCGCGGCCCACAAGTATCTGCCGCGGACTTTTTGGGAGACGCGGTACCAGTGGCTACCGCCGGCCACCCAGGCACAAAAGAAATCATCCGAAACGAGGAGCGATCCTCGAACGAAAAGGTGGACAAGGAAAAGGGCGTTTCCGAGTACAGCTAATGTTGTTGTGTATTGTATTGTATAGTGTACTATATTCATCGGATGACGTTTTTGTGAATCGACAGTTGAATTCCGTTGGGGTCCGAGAAACACAGCCACAGGTCATGGGCCAAGGCCCCGCGTGTAGTGGGGCCTGTTCTGCTCGACCATGAGCTCTGGACCATCCGACCCTTCAGGTTCTGCCAATCCTCCCAGGccacccaccaccaccaccctcTCGACCTGATTCGAACATCCAACGAGACAATTCACAACACTTCCGGCCAGGAAGCTCGGAGATCTACCGCAGCTGGAACGCACGGACTCTCCCCGATCGCGCTAACACTGCCAAAATCGACGAGCGATGCTGGTTCTACTGTACACAGAGCGTCCAAGACAGATTCCGCTCCAAACGGCCGGTATGCTACACCCTGTGCTGGCGCCGGGCGTTCCCGCACGAGAGTCACCAGGTCGCGAAAACGCCCCAGGCGATGACTTGGTCTGATTACTGGGCCCTCGAGTCGCGTACTCGTCCACAGAGCGAGAATTTGAAAGAGTGGGGACCGCTGGCGGGGAGATATATTTTTTCTCAAAGGGCGGTATGTCGCGACAAGACATGTTTGGGATGAAGGGCAGCGGCGTCCCAAGTCCTGTCAATTTCGTTCCTGGAGTCGGAGACGATCAGCCCGTTTCTGTCAACCAGAAGAGCGCTCCGAATGAGGTCGAAAAGGCTGCGGAACCGGCGGCTAGAGGTGCGCCACAGCAGTCCGAGTCCGAGTCAGTCCGgttctctttctcttttcttttttcatTTTTTGGCTCATCCTGTTGCACAGAACGTACGAAAAAGTCATTGCGCTTGGTCCATTGCCGTTTCAAATCGCCGATGGGATTCGGGCTGGGTTCGACAAGTATTTCGGACCTACGGGGCGGCTGTTATCCAAGGGTGCGAAGCTATGGGACGATGGTGTTCCGATAGGGGTAGCCAAGGTGTGTACTCCATATACGTATACGCTATATCTTCGAGATGCTGAAACGGGGGCGCGCCCCAATAGAGCATGTACCAACTCGCGATAGCTGGTGAACCATTAGCCCTCGCCAACAAGGCTGTAGACCTTATCATCCGCGGCTCTCGTGGCAATGGTGGATCTGGCGACGACAGCACCTCGCTCTAGTCACAATTAGCATTTCTCGCATTTCTCGTCTCGCGATTCGGCCGCCATCTTCTCGTACATATCCCATGATAGAGCATTCAATTGTAACTCTTTGATTTATGTATCATTTAATTTTATAACAGCCCCCATACCCCACATTTGGTCTATCCGACCCCAGAATCAAGTGGCTCCGTTGCCTGTGCCAAGTTGCGTCAGCAGTGCAGATTCCACGTGGCAAACCATGAACGCATATACAAAGTGCGCCCCTTGAGATCCTTGCTCCCTCCCACAacctcccctcccccccccAACTCCACCCCATATGCTCATTGCCCGGACTCGAGAATCCAAGCATGAGCACAACAACCTCGACTTTAGCACCCGTCCTAGCCACCTCGTTTCTCCAACAAGAAGACAACGAGGACGAGTTTGTCTGGATTTGATGCCCCGGAAGACGAGTTTATTATCACGGGCGGTAAACACGGGCGGTTTTGGTTGGACGACGGGAACGTGGTTTTGGTTGCCAAGCCTCCTTCCCAGACCCAATTTCGGGTCCACCAGTCGGTCTTATGTGAGTCTATAGCTTTGTATACAATGCTGTAAGGTAGTATATTGACTTGCTTCTTGAATGAAGCGAGGCAGTCTCCCGTGTTCAAAGAGTTGTTTTCGTATCCTAGTAGAGCCAGGTTCGAAAGGATACATGGATGTCCAGTTGTCCCGCTTGGGGATACAGAAGAAGATATAGCAGCCCTCTTATCAGCTGTCTATGACGGACTGTAAGCCACCTCGCCACTCCACCTCACTCCACCTGCATACCAGCTCTAACACCCCCTTACCAGGACTCTCCAACGAACAACCATCTCAGACGTCGAGACCACATCCGGCCAACTGCGCCTGGCCACAAAATACCAAATATCCAGCATCCGGGACAAAATCCTCTCGCACCTCCGAGAAGAGTACCCGCTCGCGCTCTCCGACGTGGACCGCAAACCGCGCGGGAAAGAAAAGCTGTACGATCCTATCTCGGTCATTCAGCTCGACGTGCCCGAGCTGTTGCCGTATGCATGGTACAGACTCGCTCGCCATTCGTATGCGACTGAAGGCAGTGGTAGTGGTGATACGAGCCGACTGTCGAACGAGGAAATGAATCGGCTGGTAATAGGCCGCGAAAAGCTGCACGCCCATTTCGTCCAATCGCACTCGCCGGACCCGTTGCGCCCGCCCTCGAACACCACGCATGCACAGCCCCGCACCCCGACGGCCAGTCGCAGACTGGTGCCAGTCCGCCGCGCAGACGTACTGGACGACGAGCGTGCTGCCGCTCGCAGCCTCCACCCTCGATCCGCTCGCAGCGCTCAACAAGCTCGCGCACATCCCCGAGGAGCGGTTCGGGTTTTGTCCTGGATGCGCTGGGTGGTGCTCGCGTGTTGCACGAAAAAAGAGCCGAGATTTGGGCTTGTGTTCCGGGTTATTTTGGACTAGGACGAGTCGAATGAGACCTTTTGTGTATCAatatcccccccccctttgGTTCTGttgtgttgttgttgtacagTACCCTGGTCTCGCTGTATAATCATCGGTAGTTCTCTGGAATAGCAAAAATGGTAATTCATAGCAGAAGCATATATAATCTACAAAAACAGGGATAAAAGGGATGTATGAACCACCGACCCCCGTCTAACTTGCGTGCACAAGAAGACAATTGGGTGCTAAGACGTCCAAATCGCTCAGAGCACGGCTTGACACTCGAACTACCGCGTAGAAACAATTGCGCAGAGGTGAGCAACACTGGGGAAATTGCAGAGCCGTGCCGCCGCACAAAGATCGCTCCcgccccaaatttggggaaTTTATACTCTCCTCCAGGTGGTCCGTGCATCACGTTCCGAGGAATCTCGCGCTTAGATAAACGTATGCTTTTTCTGTGGGTCAACATTTGTGCTTTTAACGATTGGGATTGAACAAGTGTAAAAAAATCATGTTGATACACAACACAAACCACCAAAGGATATACGATTATACAGAGTTGTTGCCGGGGGAGATGATCAGAACACTATAGAAGGAGAGGGTAGGGTGACAGTTGCGTCCACACAAAACAGAACAGGAGTCTTGGTAAATCCAGTGGTGCACCAAGTAGAAAAAACAGAGAGAAAAACCGATCCAGACAAACCGAGAACGTCgtaaaagaagaaaaaagtcGTACAGAGGTATTACATGCTGCTGATTTGCAGAGGTGGTCGTCGTTGGGGAGGAACCATTTGGAAGCCAACCTGCGAACAGGTCAGTATTATGCACGGGTGGACCAATCGACAAGCTTACCCCGATGTGTGCCATGAATTTGTTGAGCATACGCTCAGTTGGATCGTCGCTCGCATATGTGAGCTCATAATCGTCCAATAGACGCTTAGCAGTGTCATCTAACAAACCTCACTGTCAGTATCTTACGTATGTTGTGATTGCACGTGGTGGACGTACTGCTATAAACCAAAGAGCTGCGCGAGATCTGCAGGCCACAGGTCACTGACATTGCCATCGGTCATAAGGAGCGCATGCAAAGGCTCTCGGATGGCGGAGCCATGGTTACGAAGTGTAGCATTCGCGCGACGAGCTTCAGAGTTGTTGAGACACCGCTTGACTTCGGCCAAGTGCCTACGGTGATCTTTGACTTGTTCACGCAGAGCATCAGGGATTTGCTTTTGAAGCTGTGAGAATTCACATCACATCAGCTGGGTGAAAGGAGAGAAGCAGCGAGAAACGCACCTGCTCCCGAACTTTATCTGCTACATATTCTTCAACCTTTTCGCGGATCATTTCGAATACATGAGCGCGGAGGTGTTCGGCGATCTGGGGGCGTGTTAGAGCGCGACAAAACAATGGAGTAATTTGTAGGTACCTGGTCTTTTAGAACGTCCTGTAGGAGACTCTTAATCTCCTGCATACGCTCCTCTTGTTTCCGATCTAAGtgaaaaaaaaagtataAGACTCGTGATGGGATCATCCAGAGTAAAAACATACCTTGCGCATGAACCTGACGACGGAGCTGGTGAATCTGATGACTGGCCTCGACAGCTGGCCCAAGCTGAGCAACACGGCCAGTCTGTTCGCCCAGATAATCAAATGTGGTCCCGAGCATTCCTGTCCAAAAAGGGTAAATATGAGCTCCCAACACGGCTCTCAAAGGGGCATACCGAGCGTGGCCTGCATAGTCTGTCTGAGCTGCTCGAGTCCGGCGACATCGGGGCTCTGCATGGCAGCATGTGCAGTCCTGGGCGGTCCTCCCCCTGACCGGACGCGTGGTCGGTTGCCGTCCTGTCCGCTGGGTCGGGACTTGCGTGGAACGACCGAGGCATCGTTGCCTTCGCCGTCGAAATCCATTATCGACGTACTAGGCGATGCCGGAACTTTTTCGTGTTTGGCAGCAGAGCTCATTTTCAGTGGGGATGGCCTGCGTTCGCCAAGAGAGGGGCGCGGCGTCGTAGAAGGGGCCATGGCTCTGTCAAGCGCGTATAATTAGTTTCTAATATCACTTGTCGATATCAGAGAATGATTGCACACCAGTCGTAAAAATCGTCGTCGTCGAGGAGAGGAGAGTGTCGTGCAGCCAAGCACACGAAAAGGACAATATACGAGGGAACGAGATGGCGGTTCTGTATCGGTTCTTGAACATCCGCGAACCTGGACATGAGGCATCTGCAAGGCTTTGTTTGTTTGACTCCATCTGataaaaacaaacaaacaactgTATTCATTAAAGATTTTCAACGTTTATCCCGTCTCCACACTAGTGCCAGTATACTATAACAAGTATATGAGGTGACATCCCTGAGGGGTGTGTTTTCTATCGAGGTAATTTAGTTGTCTCAAGGTCCTAACTCGGATGCGATGtgtttgttgtttttgaAACGGGTGCTCGTGTAACGCCCGTGTGATTGGTTTTGGATACAGCATACAATTATGCTATGCACTACGCGAGAGCTACGCAGCCAAGGCACTGGGGCTGTGAGCTCTGGCCGCTGcaccttggaatgcttcggCCGTAAGAGTTCTAAGTGCCTGGCCCAGCACAATGCAAGTCTACTATAGAAATTATCAATTGTATCGAGTGGAGACACTGACCGTATGAAGCCACCAAGAACTTCGTCACTATCTGGCCACATGCCTTCCACACTAGCACAGCATAAATCAGGTAGTTTGAAAATCATAGCACGCGTGGGTTGTAGATAACCCCACTCATCGAATGTTTACGCCCCAAGTATGGTCTCGACACGTGTAGGTTCGAATGTTTATTATGAGTACAGTGACATACTTGGTGGCTGTCCTTGGCCAGAATTTCCTTAAGAAGATATCAAAGTTTTAGGGGGTAGGAGTAgtgtgcgcatataatcgCTTGTGAGAGGTTGAACCTCAGCTGAGTTCCGTTGGTCCTCTTTCTTGAGTCTGTATAGGGTCAAGTAATCTTAGACAAGTATCGCATCATAAGATCATCAATCTCAGTGTGTTTTAGTGATCCAGATGAAGTAGCCAGTTGCAAGGCCTCTGGATTAGCTATATGGCTAATATGCTAGTAATATTTATCCAATAGAGCGATTCGTGGATATACGAAGTCGTGCCTGGGCTAATGACATATTATGGTATTAGGATAATAACATTCCTACTGCCGATTAACTATCTCTATGGGTCAGATATGCAATCCTCAATCTATAGCCATTGAAATTATTCTCACATATCTGGTCTAGCCGACTCCCAATATGACAGGCATTTTCCTATCTATCAGACCCTAATTTCAGGGTTGTCCTTGTGAGAGCTACTTCAGCCCCAAGACACACCTGGAGTGATATAGTAAGAATATTGGCACGGTACCATATAATATAGGTGTCGAGGAACGAGGCATAACGATTCAGTTATAAGAAGCAAGCTCCTTGTAGAGATTTGAATCCGTGACATCTGTGTctttttttttgggggggggggagagTCCTGCTTGGGAATACTGAAGAGACACCCCCGCGGAAGCGCGTCTTCATGAGTTTAGACACTTCCTTGTTTGCATTCAATTGCTATTTAATACTCCAAAAGACCGAGTAATCATCCAGAGAACTTCCCGAAAAACACGTCTTGAAGATGTAAGCGTAGTCGTGACAAATTTAAAGGCCTCGAGTATCTGATAAATCGAAACCGATGAATTTCTTATTCTGGGTCGCGACCACCCAGATTATGTCCGAGAGCGAACCAGGTCAACCACAGGCAGCTTGCAGGTCCTTCATAACGGCTCGCGTAGGTATGTGCCCAATATAATAATGATGGCGTGTTCCCGGCTTGGTGTTGAGGCACCTAGCTTCAAAATCCAGAATGTTGATCATGTTGATTTTTAATTATTGATCCATTTGTATACTGTCTCGCGACAAGTGTATTCTGGGTACCGGTATTAATGATATTTGAAAGACTGCATTCAGGATTTTTGTGTCATATTTGCGGTATCGAACATAATGTGTTTATGAATGAATGTCGCACCACTTTGGTGCTTGGGGCGCAATATCATATCTTCCTCAGCCCATCAGCGCGCCAGTGGAGTAAGAATGCAGCGATGAGAGTAACCAGAAACAAGGATGGGAATGCTTGTCAAATTAGCCTGAAGGTCTGACCCTATCTAAGGGGCGCGCAACCCCACTGACGACAGAAATCAACGATCGTTTTAAAAACGTGTTCCAAGTCGTATGGATTGGATCTTGAATCGACTTGAGAAACTTTCTCCGCGGTCACGACAACGAGGGACGGGAATGGCTTCGGATCAGGGTaggtatgcatatatggAAAGCATACCGCAGGCTTCGGTTGATCAGTTACTTGCTATTGCGTTCGATCTACACCACACGCCACGCATTCAAGTTTGTGTGCATCCACTTCGGTTGATCAGTTACTTGCTATTGCGTTCGATCTACACCACACGCCACGCATTCAAGTTTGTGTGCATCCAGAGTAGAGAGATTTTTGCGAAAATAATTCGCAGCCAGGTTTCTCAAAAAAGTTAATTGTGGCTCTGTGGTATTCGTTGATTATAAGTTACGCGTATTTACCAATATATTGCCTTCGGACTCAACTATCTCAAACATGCCTAGGGAGTCGTGGGCTGTTCATTCGACACCCCGGCCCCGGCCGGTGCCGTCTCGAAAGCCCCGATCTTCGGTTGTATAAACAGGCATCGCTAAATTCCCACACGTGGTAGCGCGTAGTGCCAAGGACATGGAAGCATTGCCTCATAGCGTGTAGAGCGATAGGTCACGGTAGGCCTATAGAGTGGGTTACCCGCGGCTTTGGCTTAGATCATATCCCTGTGCAAGCAGAGGGCGGCTTAAACATGATCTTCAATGAAAGTGAATGAAACTGGCTCGAGCTAAACCATATTAGGGGGTACCGAGCGCTGGTCACGAATTGCACTAATTTGAAGATTTCCTTTCGTCCGCTGGCCGATCGTAATATTCAGAAGCCGCATTTCCTTTAATTTGTGCCATTTCTGCTCTACATGTGGTGGGAATTCAGTTAACAGGCCATTCGCCCTGGCCAGGGATTATAAGTAGCCGAGGGGCACGACTCTCGTGTCTGTCTTTCCTCCATTGGTCGTCGTTCGCTGATGTTGACGTATCCCGAAATTGGATTCACGCTCACGGTCCTTGGGTCCAGTTTGTACCTATTGTGTAGGGATCGAGTCTTCAAAAAACCTCCTTTGCGGTGCCTCTTCTCCTGCGGGATCCTACCCAATACTTGGACATGCTCTTGTGCTCCCAACTAATGGATGAGCACCTTGTTTACGCACAATGGTGCAAGGAACTGAACAGTATGTTCCACTTTTGTTCAGTTTTCCTGGCCAATATTTAGATAATGCAATCTTATAGGCGATATCATTTCTCTAACTGTGCTCGGGCAAAACATAATCATCGTAAATTCGGTGGAAGTGGCAAGACATCTCCTCGATCAACGTTCGACAATATACTCTAGTCGCCCTTACTTGCGTGCCATCTCCGATCCAGACTGTGAGTATCTACTTTTAGAGCTGTCAGACCGCCTGCTGTCCTCGGGCAACCACTTTTGCCCGTCGGCAGTACCTCCATGCGGCAATGGCCGGTTGGTGAAATAGGAGCCGCCGCGGATTTTTACAAGTTTTCACATTAGGCACAACGTCCACCCTTTGTCACAAAATATTGAgcctactattttttataGATTAGGCTGGGGCGACAACATTGCCATAATGCACTCTCTTCCGTTTATGGCTACACCGTCAAAGATTTAGACGACCCTCTGGTCCGAGATAGTGCCACGGTGGTCGAAAAATTCACCGTGGCAGCCGTTCCTGCGAGTAGGTTAGTATCCTGTTCGCTCACCTCTAGCCTCACCGTTCCATAGACTTCCTCGTCAACTTCATCCCTTGGTCAAAGATTTATGGACTCTGGTCCGAGATAGTGCCACGGTGGTCGAAAAATTCACCGTGGCAGCCGTTCCTGCGAGTAGGTTAGATATCCTGTTCGCTCACCTCTAGCCTCACCGTTCCATAGACTTCCTCGTCAACTTCATCCCTTGGCTCAAGTATGTCCCTGAGTGGTTCCCGGGAGCTCAGTGGAAGCGCAACATCATTCAGTGGAGGCATCTCAAGGACCATGTTAAGAACTACCCATACGAATGGGCAAAAGCGCAGATTGTGAgtggatgtatgcggtgTGGTTTGAGTGTCGCTGATGGGCTATGGCTGCAACAGGCATCTGGTTTTGCGGCGCCTTCGATCGTACAGACTCTCTTGGCTTCCGTGGAGGGAAACCCGAAGGCAAACATgccagaggaagaggaaaacCTTAGACGAGTCAGCGTGTCTCTTTTCGGTGGTGCGTTTCCATAGACTTTCATTCATTTCATGCTTTCCTAACCCGGGTATGGCTAGCCGCCGCCGATACCGTAAGAAGATATCCCGCGATTTTGTAGTGTTACACTAACTGATGCGTCCCACACAGTCTCACGCATCTCTCATGAGCTTTGTGCTCGCCATGGTTCAGCACCCGGACGTCCAGGCTCGTGCCCAGAAAGAGATCGACGACGTCACCAAATCTGAGCGACTTCCCACCATGGCAGACAGAGACTCTATGCCGTACATCCGGTCGATTGTGCAGGAGGCCTGCGCTGGCAGCCTCCACTTCCGCTGGGTAAGTGCACTTGTTTGCGAGTGCTTGAGACTGAAGCACGTGCAGGGGTACCCGAGCTACCTCAGAAGACGACGAGTATCGTGGGTACTTGATCCCTAAAGGCTCTGTTGTGTGAGTGGCTCGATGCTCGACTTGATATAGTTATATTGCATACGATCCTGACGACTTGTGCAACAGAATCACAAACTCATGGTCAGTTCACCCGAGTGAGCATACAGGTTAAACCAAGCCAAACTGAGCTTGCAATCAATTCAGGGCGATGAGCCGCGACGAGTCGGTCTACAAGTCCCCAGATCAGTTCATCCCAGACAGGTTTATAGGCCTCGATGTCCCGACATCAACTGCATTTGGCTTTGGTCGTCGGTAAGCATTGCCGTGCCTGCTTCGTACCCCATAAGGCATGCACTGAGCCCAGTCCCTTGCTCAGGTCTTGTCCGGGCAACCACTACGCCGAGGCATCTTTATTCATCCTATTTGCGTCTGTGCTGGCAGTGTTCGATCTTGGACCGAAGGTGAACCCTGCGACTGGGCAAGAGAGATGCCTGAGGGCAAGGTGGTGG carries:
- a CDS encoding cytochrome P450 family protein, which codes for MDEHLVYAQWCKELNSDIISLTVLGQNIIIVNSVEVARHLLDQRSTIYSSRPYLRAISDPDYLDDPLVRDSATVVEKFTVAAVPASRLPRQLHPLVKDLWTLVRDSATVVEKFTVAAVPANFLVNFIPWLKYVPEWFPGAQWKRNIIQWRHLKDHVKNYPYEWAKAQIASGFAAPSIVQTLLASVEGNPKANMPEEEENLRRVSVSLFGAAADTSHASLMSFVLAMVQHPDVQARAQKEIDDVTKSERLPTMADRDSMPYIRSIVQEACAGSLHFRWGYPSYLRRRRVSYIAYDPDDLCNRITNSWAMSRDESVYKSPDQFIPDRFIGLDVPTSTAFGFGRR
- a CDS encoding The BTB (BR-C, ttk and bab)/POZ (Pox virus and Zinc finger) domain produces the protein MSRQDMFGMKGSGVPSPVNFVPGVGDDQPVSVNQKSAPNEVEKAAEPAARGAPQQSESETYEKVIALGPLPFQIADGIRAGFDKYFGPTGRLLSKGAKLWDDGVPIGVAKSMYQLAIAGEPLALANKAVDLIIRGSRGNAPIPHIWSIRPQNQVAPLPVPSCPPRFSNKKTTRTSLSGFDAPEDEFIITGGKHGRFWLDDGNVVLVAKPPSQTQFRVHQSVLSRQSPVFKELFSYPSRARFERIHGCPVVPLGDTEEDIAALLSAVYDGLTLQRTTISDVETTSGQLRLATKYQISSIRDKILSHLREEYPLALSDVDRKPRGKEKLYDPISVIQLDVPELLPYAWYRLARHSYATEGSGSGDTSRLSNEEMNRLVIGREKLHAHFVQSHSPDPLRPPSNTTHAQPRTPTASRRLVPVRRADVLDDERAAARSLHPRSARSAQQARAHPRGAVRVLSWMRWVVLACCTKKEPRFGLVFRVILD